One stretch of Arachis hypogaea cultivar Tifrunner chromosome 20, arahy.Tifrunner.gnm2.J5K5, whole genome shotgun sequence DNA includes these proteins:
- the LOC112785030 gene encoding COP9 signalosome complex subunit 1: MNLKALQMAYNEIKKGENTQLMREVAQKINGRLGPSYELDSAWCDVVDHRAEQKKEKLDNELNAYRTNLIKESIRMGYNDFGDFYYAHGQLGVLDKLVDLTRLFSF, encoded by the exons ATGAATCTTAAGGCGCTGCAAATGGCGTACAACGAGATCAAGAAGGGAGAGAACACGCAGCTGATGAGGGAGGTGGCGCAGAAGATTAATGGGAGGTTAGGGCCCAGCTACGAGCTCGATTCGGCGTGGTGCGACGTGGTGGATCATAGGGCGGAGCAGAAGAAGGAGAAGCTCGATAACGAGCTCAATGCGTATAGG ACAAACTTGATCAAAGAAAGCATAAGAATGGGATACAATGATTTTGGAGACTTCTACTATGCTCATGGTCAATTGGGGGTTCTAGATAAATTAGTTGACTTGACTCGATTGTTTTCTTTCTGA